ACCGTGCCAGTTATTGTGGGTATCTGTGTTTTCCTATTTTGGCTCTCGTACGAAAACATTCGCTCGTGGTGGATGCGGAAGTCCGTGACAAAGGGGCTGAACAACATCTCTATTGTTGCGGATGAAATATCAGAACGCAAACTAACGCAGGCGGCGTGGAGGTCCACGCGCCGGCGTGTCTGCTTTTTCGTAGTGATCAAATGTTTTATTGCCGTCACctgtattttcttctttgttggaATGCGTTTCCTCATGGAGGCATCAGTACGTGTTTGGTTGAGAAATGTACTTGTACCATCCATGGAAGAAAACGTGACGGCCTACGATAGCCCAGTGGGTACTAGCAACGATTCCAATCCCATGTCGGGAATCAGATATGAAGTCCACAACTTCCTGGCGTCTCTGCTTGGCCTTGACTGGGTAAGAGATTTGCAAAGCGTGTATctgttttatctttttggACCCGGCCTCTTGGCTTTCGGCCTCGGTGTTATGCGCTCTGCTGCGATTGATATGATGGCACTTGGCGAGAAATTCAGTTTGCCGTTGGATACACTCAAGATGTACCGcacgaagaagaaggaggtgtACGATCTGCAGATGCAAAAGCGTGTGGAGGAAGTGATGACCAAATTATATGCACTTGCCGATCCCTCTATCCCCTTGCTAGAGGAGGACAAGCGCGTGGACGACGAGGAGGAAATGCCGGGCGAGTAGCTACAGCCgcacttatttttgtttggtgtttCTCCGTtgtagtttgtttgttttgtttgtttgtagaATCCCTTCACGGTGAAAATGTACTCATCAGCGGCTGTCCATAAGTAAATAATGTGATATGTGCTCCTGCACGGACGCGACAAGTTGTCGCTATTTTGGCtttgttccttcttctttcatttatGGATGCTGACGAGCGGTGTGGGAGAAGTGAGTGAAGAGCAATCgcatgggggaaaaaaagggaactgATGTATGCGGTTGGTAGAGGTGGATGTAAACGAGTGGAGTGGCCGTTTCTGtgttccaaaaaaaaagttaccgTAAGAAAAGTTTTGGTTTGTGCGCTGTGTTTTATCGTATGGGGCCCAACGGATAAATTCCTACCAACTGGTACTGCGCAGTGCGAAAGAAgcattccttttctcttttgtttcattgtaaaaaaaaaaaaaagaaacgaattTACGTcaagttgtgtgtgtgtgtgtgtttctgtgtgcgtgcttatttgttttatattCTTTCCTCTGTGGTACAGCTTTCTTTGCCTCCCTCTTGACGTTACGCTCGGGAGAGAAAAGGACTCCTTTCTTCCACAGCGTTTCCGGCGGTACCTTCCCTCATACATGAAACAGGTAAATTTTATGTACCGACGGCCGGGTGCGGGTCGTGGTGATATACCTCTGACCAGTAATGTGTTGTTAttgcgtttgttttattttactttgtttatttgcttccCCCATTtaacttcctcttttcttttttttttttttacaccatccgtgcttctttttcatttcattcttATGTAAAAATTTCCTCGACAGGGGCTGTAGTAACATTCGCGATCTCGAGATTTAAAGCTTAATGAGGCTAATAGCTGCAGATGATATTATTTCTTTCGGTCAGTCTGTGTGCTAAGCTTTCGAGGAGGGGATATCGACAGAAAGTTATGTCTACATGGGTTTCTTGTGTTATATACATGTTTAATTGGGCGATGTGCATGTTAAGATACTTCACCTTTACGCAGTTAATGAAATAAGAGGAACTGTGGTGATAATATTGCTGGTTTAGTGCCACGTTCCTATAGTCACTGGCGGCCGAATGCTGTGGAATGTTAAAACTCCGTTTGTGTAAGCGTACGTGTGTTCGTATTCGACTCTTAATGTGGTATCCAGAGTAATACAAATGCATAAAGGGTGTGGTGTGCAATTTGTTGCAGCACTATTACTTTCCTCTGCAACGAGGAGATGTCAacgtaaaataaataaataaaatagtaaGACTAGATGCTAGCACACTACCACTAACAGTGTGCTTGGCGCACCGTTTCACACCCTTACAACTTTCTGGGTTTCTGATATTTCTTGCGCTTCtctaaacttttttttttgtggagaAGAGTGCCTTTGCACAACCAAAAGTGTGTGCGAAGGAGGGTCTAGTGGTGAAACGGCATAAACAGGTCGTAgcggaggaagggaaggataATTTGCGCTAAACTGTGGAAAGGGTAACATGAATCGTACGGGTGGGTCGATATATGCACATGCGCTATCGCAGTTTGCTGTTTGCAGACAGCCATGGAATGAATATATTGGCCTTCTCACAAAGCAGGACTCTACACCTTACCACACAGAACCGCAAGAAAAACCAGCATACAGGGGTCGCAAGCAAGGGCGGGAGGGATGGCTTTTTGGGCAGCAGGTGCAACTGCACTATCACCGCTTTCCCGACGAACAACTCATCACAAATCTCTCTCGTTGGCGCACCGGTGAGACGGTAGGAGATATTGCCATGCAACAGTTCCGCAATGCACAACCATTCGACATTGAAGATAAGGACCCACAAGGGGTGCAGAGACCATCACCTGAAGTTTATATGAAGCTTAACTACAAGAATCCCGCCACCATATCTCGTTTCTTAACTAGGACGGGTCACATGTACCCGGCTGACATTCTTCCACTCAACCCTGAGGCTGTAGTAAAGCTTCGCGTAGCGAAGGCGCAAGCCATTCGCATTGGCCTCTACCCACGCTTTGGAAACCCTTTCTGGTTTCGCTCGCAAAAATTCAGACCGAAGGCGTACCAGGAGAATTATGACCCGACGACGTACTCCACGAAGCGCACCGTTGAACATTTTGCGTATAACTGGGTCCAAACCGACCGCATACGGCGCTATTTTAGGGAACT
This region of Trypanosoma brucei gambiense DAL972 chromosome 10, complete sequence genomic DNA includes:
- a CDS encoding T. brucei spp.-specific protein translates to MHLYYSGYHIKSRIRTHVRLHKRSFNIPQHSAASDYRNVALNQQYYHHSSSYFINCVKVKYLNMHIAQLNMYITQETHVDITFCRYPLLESLAHRLTERNNIICSY
- a CDS encoding T. brucei spp.-specific protein, coding for MYEGRYRRKRCGRKESFSLPSVTSRGRQRKLYHRGKNIKQISTHTETHTHTQLDVNSFLFFFFTMKQKRKGMLLSHCAVPVGRNLSVGPHTIKHSAQTKTFLTVTFFLEHRNGHSTRLHPPLPTAYISSLFFPHAIALHSLLPHRSSASINERRRNKAKIATTCRVRAGAHITLFTYGQPLMSTFSP